Proteins encoded by one window of Cydia fagiglandana chromosome Z, ilCydFagi1.1, whole genome shotgun sequence:
- the LOC134679461 gene encoding large ribosomal subunit protein uL10 has protein sequence MGREDKATWKSNYFVKIVQLLDEYPKCFIVGADNVGSKQMQQIRMSLRGHSIVLMGKNTMMRKAIRGHLENNPALEKLLPHIKGNVGFVFTRGDLVEVREKLLENKVRALARPGAIAPLSVIVPAHNTGLGPEKTSFFQALSIPTKISKGTIEIINDVHILKPGDKVGASEATLLNMLNISPFSYGLVVKQVYDSGTIFTPAILDIKPEDLRARFLEGVANVASLSLSIGYPTIASAPHSIANGFKNLLAIAAVTEVDFKEATTIKEFIKDPSKFVAAAAAVAPAAAAAGAAPKAEEKKVEEEEPESDDDMGFGLFD, from the exons ATGGGTAGGGAGGACAAAGCTACCTGGAAGTCCAACTATTTCGTGAAGATTGtc CAACTCTTGGACGAGTACCCAAAATGTTTCATAGTGGGTGCCGACAATGTGGGCTCAAAGCAGATGCAGCAAATCCGTATGTCCCTGCGTGGACATAGCATCGTGCTGATGGGCAAGAACACCATGATGCGCAAGGCCATCCGCGGACACCTGGAGAACAACCCGGCGCTGGAGAAGCTGCTGCCGCACATCAAGGGCAACGTGGGCTTCGTGTTCACCCGCGGGGACCTCGTCGAG GTGCGTGAGAAGCTGTTGGAGAACAAAGTGCGTGCCCTGGCTCGTCCTGGTGCTATCGCTCCGCTTTCCGTTATTGTCCCAGCACACAACACTGGTCTTGGGCCCGAAAAGACATCTTTCTTCCAGGCCCTTTCCATTCCTACCAAGATTTCGAAGG GTACTATTGAAATCATCAATGATGTGCATATTCTGAAGCCTGGTGACAAGGTGGGCGCGTCCGAAGCCACACTGCTCAACATGCTGAACATCTCTCCATTCTCATATGGTCTTGTAGTGAAACAG GTGTATGATTCGGGTACCATTTTCACACCAGCCATTCTTGACATCAAGCCAGAGGACCTCCGTGCCAGATTCCTGGAGGGTGTTGCTAATGTAGCCTCTCTGTCTCTATCCATTGGCTACCCAACTATCGCCTCTGCACCACACTCCATTGCCAACGGATTCAAGAACCTGCTGGCTATTGCTGCTGTCACTGAAGTCGACTTCAAAGAGGCTACAACTATCAAGGAATTCATCAAG GATCCCTCTAAGTTCGTAGCAGCAGCAGCTGCCGTCGCTCCGGCCGCTGCGGCCGCGGGCGCTGCGCCCAAGGCCGAGGAGAAGAAGGTCGAAGAGGAGGAGCCCGAGAGCGACGACGACATGGGCTTCGGCCTCTTCGACTAG
- the LOC134679453 gene encoding protein arginine N-methyltransferase 9-like, whose translation MGDIARSYITMSRQLSSHGRYDKAFELYVLAFNRYPSIKTMFESEFRIVLNRVNETLASLGKLDEVFANFGIAMNIFPENIYLLNDIGKFLYKFEYYTVAWCHFQNALKIDSGFVDAERNLNSVKNLMVERWHFRMLNDKIRNEAYHAAIQETVIPAQDSVLDIGTGSGLLALYANECIPLAITACEGSHVMANLAQVIMEENQAQEVVIINKMSTDMDSSEIGGRRSLLVTEVFDSGLLGEHVLQSLSHAWNNLIADSGKVIPHSAEFFVMGAKCDHLYMKYQLRQSAKSLLKIPKMAVHTLTFGDTYDCTDMSMYKDVKYMTEAHSLLKIDFNNPDDIQQVLQQREPVSVPLTATQTGEINIIIGWFNLHLTKNIIITTNPKSENRANAWQQAVFLDFVSHHIEQNEILETQFLINEGKMTLLSDNLDHVTRVSPETLRFLNDIEYTKKIKDCIAMACVYFGQLIDISQIDVADLCPFPLFGLLMLQRGARSLVCCAKSLSDKKFFKKVFKANKIPQSKVKFLLEGELTIVSFAKEKYHAIFCNVFELCGDIDLNRQELAYHLKENNLHRAGLFIPATVQLMGQLVDSPWLDRQNRVYDENVSNYKIAMHVNKFQVSQNYCLDLTTMDFTVLSAPVILATFTNTMVSGVVSVPIVNDGNANAILCWYSIVLVKDMGEIQTNRSDSFIESMAFLADPTLPTLRGGSANILRCVDCNGSFKLMIDIDTT comes from the coding sequence ATGGGAGACATAGCAAGATCCTACATTACCATGTCCAGGCAACTCTCATCTCATGGTCGTTATGATAAGGCGTTCGAACTGTACGTTCTGGCATTTAATAGATATCCTAGTATCAAAACCATGTTCGAGTCAGAATTTCGGATTGTACTGAACAGGGTAAATGAGACATTAGCCAGTCTTGGTAAACTTGACGAAGTATTTGCAAACTTTGGCATTGCCAtgaatatttttcctgaaaaTATTTATCTCCTAAATGACATTGGAAAATTCCTGTACAAATTCGAATATTACACTGTGGCATGGTGTCATTTTCAGAATGCTTTAAAGATTGATTCTGGATTTGTTGATGCTGAAAGAAACCTAAATTCTGTTAAAAACCTAATGGTTGAAAGATGGCACTTCAGAATGCTTAATGATAAAATTCGGAATGAGGCATATCATGCAGCCATCCAAGAGACAGTTATACCCGCTCAGGACAGTGTGCTTGATATTGGTACTGGATCCGGGCTGCTAGCCCTCTACGCCAATGAGTGCATTCCTTTAGCCATAACTGCCTGTGAAGGATCCCATGTTATGGCAAATCTTGCTCAAGTTATTATGGAAGAAAACCAAGCCCAGGAAGTGGTAATAATCAATAAAATGTCTACAGATATGGATTCCAGCGAAATTGGAGGGAGGAGGTCTTTGTTAGTAACAGAGGTGTTTGACTCTGGATTGCTCGGTGAACATGTGTTACAATCTTTATCTCATGCCTGGAATAATCTGATAGCTGATTCAGGAAAAGTAATTCCTCACAGTGCAGAATTCTTTGTAATGGGTGCCAAGTGTGACCATCTCTACATGAAATACCAATTGAGGCAATCAGCTAAAAGTTTGCTGAAAATCCCAAAAATGGCTGTACATACGTTGACATTTGGTGATACTTATGATTGTACAGATATGTCTATGTATAAAGATGTTAAATATATGACAGAAGCACATTCACTGTTAAAAATAGATTTTAATAATCCTGATGACATACAGCAAGTGCTCCAGCAGCGAGAGCCTGTGTCGGTGCCTCTGACGGCCACACAGACTGGTGAAATCAACATCATCATTGGCTGGTTTAACTTGCACTTGACTAAGAACATTATCATTACTACAAATCCAAAATCAGAGAACAGAGCAAATGCTTGGCAACAAGCAGTCTTTTTGGATTTTGTTTCTCATCATATTGAACAAAATGAAATCCTTGAAACCCAGTTCTTAATAAATGAAGGTAAAATGACTTTACTGTCTGATAACCTGGATCATGTTACAAGAGTTTCACCAGAAACACTCAGATTTTTGAATGATATAGAGTACACTAAGAAAATAAAAGATTGTATCGCTATGGCCTGTGTTTATTTTGGGCAGTTAATAGATATTTCACAGATTGATGTTGCAGACTTGTGCCCCTTTCCTCTGTTTGGCTTGTTAATGTTGCAGCGTGGTGCAAGATCCTTGGTCTGTTGTGCAAAATCTCTAAGTGATAAGAAGTTTTTCAAGAAAGTATTCAAGGCTAACAAGATACCACAATCTAAAGTAAAATTCTTACTGGAAGGTGAATTGACTATTGTTTCTTTTGCCAAAGAGAAGTAtcatgcaatattttgcaatGTTTTTGAACTATGTGGTGACATAGATTTAAACCGACAAGAATTAGCTTATCACCTTAAAGAAAACAATCTGCACCGTGCAGGTCTGTTCATACCGGCCACAGTGCAGCTGATGGGGCAGCTGGTGGACAGTCCCTGGCTGGACAGGCAGAACAGAGTTTATGACGAAAATGTTAGTAATTATAAAATTGCAATGCATGTCAACAAGTTCCAAGTATCACAGAACTATTGTCTTGACTTGACAACTATGGATTTTACTGTACTGTCAGCTCCTGTGATTTTAGCGACATTTACTAATACAATGGTGTCAGGTGTGGTCAGTGTTCCCATTGTAAATGATGGCAATGCTAATGCAATATTGTGTTGGTATAGTATAGTGCTAGTGAAGGACATGGGAGAGATACAAACTAACAGGAGTGACAGTTTCATAGAAAGTATGGCATTTCTAGCTGACCCCACATTACCCACGCTCCGAGGTGGGTCAGCTAATATTTTGCGATGTGTTGACTGTAATGGATCATTTAAACTGATGATTGATATAGATACTacttaa
- the LOC134678211 gene encoding RCC1 domain-containing protein 1-like, producing MYVVSGANLHGQWFGAIPVLDVFQHVCLQNHDDDIDIGEIKLIHICWSYNLFQDKNKFYLSGSFNGKNKKFIKLPLPTKLVCNKLLLCGNDYSLFLFDIELHTMWVISLENTENVKKINMKTEIPSTVKRLKEDDAIVKVCTSNFNLICLTAKGTVYSGLLPGPLDVSNCLGKVCDVQCGYEHYLLLTDKGKVYSWGNGRRLQLGHGDLNNIDYPKDVEALSGINISKISAGGWHSLALSESGDLYAWGWNETGQLGIKETEQVDNDQIKVHQSGLNSYSQPTLVDIFDKNGDICETNVKYISCGNLHSAIILEDNTVWTAGCNKYGQLGFAIETTKRQHYFKMAHQCLENSLIKCGPWVTVIY from the exons atgtaCGTTGTAAGTGGGGCAAATTTACATGGCCAGTGGTTTGGTGCGATTCCTGTGTTAGATGTATTTCAACACGTATGCCTACAAAACcatgatgatgatattgataTAGGAGAAATCAAATTAATTCACATCTGCTGGTCATACAATCTGtttcaagataaaaataaattttacttaTCCGGATCATTTAATGGAAAAAACAAAAAGTTCATTAAGCTGCCTTTACCAACAAAACTTGTATGTAACAAATTATTGTTATGTGGAAATGACTACAGTTTATTTCTATTTGATATAGAGTTGCATACAATGTGGGTAATCAGTCTGGAAAATACAGAGAATGTcaagaaaataaatatgaaGACAGAAATTCCAAGTACAGTTAAACGGTTGAAAGAAGATGATGCTATTGTTAAAGTTTGTACTTcaaactttaatttaatttgtttaacaGCAAAAGGAACTGTTTATAGCGGACTACTGCCTGGACCCTTAGATGTCTCCAACTGCTTAGGCAAAGTTTGTGATGTTCAATGTGGATATGAGCACTATCTTCTGCTTACTGATAAAGGCAAAGTGTATTCATGGGGAAATGGAAG gaggCTACAGCTGGGCCATGGTGATCTTAACAATATTGACTATCCCAAAGATGTAGAAGCTCTCAGTGGTATTAACATAAGTAAGATAAGTGCTGGAGGTTGGCACTCTCTAGCATTAAGTGAATCAGGAGACCTATACGCTTGGGGATGGAATGAAACTGGACAGTTAGGAATAAAAGAGACAGAGCAAGTTGACAATGACCAAATAAAAGTCCACCAAAGTGGCCTCAATAGCTACAGTCAGCCCACATTAGTGGACATATTTGATAAAAATGGTGATATATGTGAGACTAATGTAAAATACATATCATGTGGTAATCTACATTCTGCAATTATATTAGAAGACAATACTGTGTGGACAGCAGGCTGTAATAAATATGGACAATTAGGATTTGCAATAGAAACCACAAAAAGGCAACATTATTTCAAAATGGCACATCAATGCTTAGAaaattccttgataaaatgtGGGCCTTGGGTGACTGTTATTTACTAA